A genome region from Corvus hawaiiensis isolate bCorHaw1 chromosome 4, bCorHaw1.pri.cur, whole genome shotgun sequence includes the following:
- the LOC125325055 gene encoding uncharacterized protein LOC125325055 isoform X2 — translation MTQVLHEWRLLVFVHLVQPQVKDSPWCCPLISTNIFCCCCKGMETSNASGYRREWMEGQCEDSDPRKTTAEGSRHTSDTSQQPSVYGGQTSIPKERSEMMKEMDEKIRKEMFERMKEMDNKIRKEMFESMKEMDDKIRKEMFKRMKEMDDKIRKEMFQMTKKMDNEKIAFPGRAIQIQQQKEEEYEVLKEKNKNLESRYQELLAKTMSMHQHSEDINDPLRLSAVLERYEMLQLQQWEKVRSSMPCRWTYEQGRRIIKKLFDACEKDIQQRTDDILKALDIPLWNKALTEETMREIRKLFRQPYYQNYPKVHSEIVQEAAILTGTENQTESQFLLQCCQIYCLLLLQDPPVKAEWKMNRRYLEHVDKKDPVYWKNPSLLWPIMKHGEDVVVKGVVWDQRRMT, via the exons CAAGGACAGTCCCTGGTGCTGCCCACTCATTTCAAcaaacattttctgctgctgctgtaaagGCATGGAGACATCCAATGCTTCTGGCTACAGAAGAGAATGGATGGAAGGACAGTGTGAGGACAGTGATCCCAGAAAGACGactgcagaaggcagcag acatACATCTGACACCTCACAGCAGCCATCAGTCTATGGAGGGCAGACTTCAATCCCGAAGGAAAGGTCTGAAATGATGAAAGAGATGGATgaaaaaataaggaaggaaATGTTTGAAAGGATGAAAGAGATGGACAACAAAATAAGGAAGGAAATGTTCGAAAGTATGAAAGAGATGGACGACAAAATAAGGAAGGAAATGTTCAAAAGGATGAAAGAGATGGACGACAAAATAAGGAAGGAAATGTTCCAAATGACAAAAAAGATGGACAACGAGAAAAT AGCATTTCCTGGAAGGGCAATCCAAatacagcagcagaaggaagaggaataTGAGGTGctgaaagagaagaacaaaaatcTGGAGTCAAG ATACCAAGAGCTCTTGGCTAAAACGATGAGCATGCACCAACACTCTGAGGACATCAATGACCCTTTGCGTTtgtctgctgtgctggagaggtATGAGATGCTCCAACTACAGCAATGGGAGAAAGTCAGGAGCTCCATGCCCTGCCGTTGGACGTATGAGCAAGGCCGTCGCATCATTAAG AAGCTGTTTGATGCCTGTGAGAAAGATATACAACAGAGAACAGATGACATACTTAAAGCTCTTGACATTCCACTTTGGAATAAGGCTTTGACTGAG GAGACGATGCGAGAAATAAGGAAGCTCTTTCGGCAACCCTATTACCAAAACTACCCAAAGGTTCACTCCGAGATTGTTCAA GAAGCTGCCATTCTCACAGGAACTGAAAATCAAACTGAAAGTcagttcctgctgcagtgctgccaaaTTTATTGTTTGCTGCTTCTTCAGGATCCACCAGTTAAAGCTGAGTGGAAGATGAACAGAAGGTATTTAGAGCATGTGGACAAGAAAGATCCAGTGTACTGGAAAAACCCATCACTTCTGTGGCCCATAATGAAACATGGAGAGGATGTTGTTGTGAAAGGTGTAGTCTGGGATCAAAGGAGAATGACTTGA
- the LOC125325055 gene encoding uncharacterized protein LOC125325055 isoform X4: MTQVLHEWRLLVFVHLVQPQVKDSPWCCPLISTNIFCCCCKGMETSNASGYRREWMEGQCEDSDPRKTTAEGSRHTSDTSQQPSVYGGQTSIPKERSEMMKEMDEKIRKEMFERMKEMDNKIRKEMFESMKEMDDKIRKEMFKRMKEMDDKIRKEMFQMTKKMDNEKITLTDPINTPLHLPDSYSRAFPGRAIQIQQQKEEEYEVLKEKNKNLESRYQELLAKTMSMHQHSEDINDPLRLSAVLERYEMLQLQQWEKVRSSMPCRWTYEQGRRIIKETMREIRKLFRQPYYQNYPKVHSEIVQEAAILTGTENQTESQFLLQCCQIYCLLLLQDPPVKAEWKMNRRYLEHVDKKDPVYWKNPSLLWPIMKHGEDVVVKGVVWDQRRMT, translated from the exons CAAGGACAGTCCCTGGTGCTGCCCACTCATTTCAAcaaacattttctgctgctgctgtaaagGCATGGAGACATCCAATGCTTCTGGCTACAGAAGAGAATGGATGGAAGGACAGTGTGAGGACAGTGATCCCAGAAAGACGactgcagaaggcagcag acatACATCTGACACCTCACAGCAGCCATCAGTCTATGGAGGGCAGACTTCAATCCCGAAGGAAAGGTCTGAAATGATGAAAGAGATGGATgaaaaaataaggaaggaaATGTTTGAAAGGATGAAAGAGATGGACAACAAAATAAGGAAGGAAATGTTCGAAAGTATGAAAGAGATGGACGACAAAATAAGGAAGGAAATGTTCAAAAGGATGAAAGAGATGGACGACAAAATAAGGAAGGAAATGTTCCAAATGACAAAAAAGATGGACAACGAGAAAAT AACTTTGACTGACCCTATTAATACACCACTACACCTTCCAGATAGTTACAGCAG AGCATTTCCTGGAAGGGCAATCCAAatacagcagcagaaggaagaggaataTGAGGTGctgaaagagaagaacaaaaatcTGGAGTCAAG ATACCAAGAGCTCTTGGCTAAAACGATGAGCATGCACCAACACTCTGAGGACATCAATGACCCTTTGCGTTtgtctgctgtgctggagaggtATGAGATGCTCCAACTACAGCAATGGGAGAAAGTCAGGAGCTCCATGCCCTGCCGTTGGACGTATGAGCAAGGCCGTCGCATCATTAAG GAGACGATGCGAGAAATAAGGAAGCTCTTTCGGCAACCCTATTACCAAAACTACCCAAAGGTTCACTCCGAGATTGTTCAA GAAGCTGCCATTCTCACAGGAACTGAAAATCAAACTGAAAGTcagttcctgctgcagtgctgccaaaTTTATTGTTTGCTGCTTCTTCAGGATCCACCAGTTAAAGCTGAGTGGAAGATGAACAGAAGGTATTTAGAGCATGTGGACAAGAAAGATCCAGTGTACTGGAAAAACCCATCACTTCTGTGGCCCATAATGAAACATGGAGAGGATGTTGTTGTGAAAGGTGTAGTCTGGGATCAAAGGAGAATGACTTGA
- the LOC125325055 gene encoding uncharacterized protein LOC125325055 isoform X3, whose amino-acid sequence MTQVLHEWRLLVFVHLVQPQVKDSPWCCPLISTNIFCCCCKGMETSNASGYRREWMEGQCEDSDPRKTTAEGSRHTSDTSQQPSVYGGQTSIPKERSEMMKEMDEKIRKEMFERMKEMDNKIRKEMFESMKEMDDKIRKEMFKRMKEMDDKIRKEMFQMTKKMDNEKITLTDPINTPLHLPDSYSRAFPGRAIQIQQQKEEEYEVLKEKNKNLESRYQELLAKTMSMHQHSEDINDPLRLSAVLERYEMLQLQQWEKVRSSMPCRWTYEQGRRIIKKLFDACEKDIQQRTDDILKALDIPLWNKALTEETMREIRKLFRQPYYQNYPKVHSEIVQDPPVKAEWKMNRRYLEHVDKKDPVYWKNPSLLWPIMKHGEDVVVKGVVWDQRRMT is encoded by the exons CAAGGACAGTCCCTGGTGCTGCCCACTCATTTCAAcaaacattttctgctgctgctgtaaagGCATGGAGACATCCAATGCTTCTGGCTACAGAAGAGAATGGATGGAAGGACAGTGTGAGGACAGTGATCCCAGAAAGACGactgcagaaggcagcag acatACATCTGACACCTCACAGCAGCCATCAGTCTATGGAGGGCAGACTTCAATCCCGAAGGAAAGGTCTGAAATGATGAAAGAGATGGATgaaaaaataaggaaggaaATGTTTGAAAGGATGAAAGAGATGGACAACAAAATAAGGAAGGAAATGTTCGAAAGTATGAAAGAGATGGACGACAAAATAAGGAAGGAAATGTTCAAAAGGATGAAAGAGATGGACGACAAAATAAGGAAGGAAATGTTCCAAATGACAAAAAAGATGGACAACGAGAAAAT AACTTTGACTGACCCTATTAATACACCACTACACCTTCCAGATAGTTACAGCAG AGCATTTCCTGGAAGGGCAATCCAAatacagcagcagaaggaagaggaataTGAGGTGctgaaagagaagaacaaaaatcTGGAGTCAAG ATACCAAGAGCTCTTGGCTAAAACGATGAGCATGCACCAACACTCTGAGGACATCAATGACCCTTTGCGTTtgtctgctgtgctggagaggtATGAGATGCTCCAACTACAGCAATGGGAGAAAGTCAGGAGCTCCATGCCCTGCCGTTGGACGTATGAGCAAGGCCGTCGCATCATTAAG AAGCTGTTTGATGCCTGTGAGAAAGATATACAACAGAGAACAGATGACATACTTAAAGCTCTTGACATTCCACTTTGGAATAAGGCTTTGACTGAG GAGACGATGCGAGAAATAAGGAAGCTCTTTCGGCAACCCTATTACCAAAACTACCCAAAGGTTCACTCCGAGATTGTTCAA GATCCACCAGTTAAAGCTGAGTGGAAGATGAACAGAAGGTATTTAGAGCATGTGGACAAGAAAGATCCAGTGTACTGGAAAAACCCATCACTTCTGTGGCCCATAATGAAACATGGAGAGGATGTTGTTGTGAAAGGTGTAGTCTGGGATCAAAGGAGAATGACTTGA
- the LOC125325055 gene encoding uncharacterized protein LOC125325055 isoform X1: protein MTQVLHEWRLLVFVHLVQPQVKDSPWCCPLISTNIFCCCCKGMETSNASGYRREWMEGQCEDSDPRKTTAEGSRHTSDTSQQPSVYGGQTSIPKERSEMMKEMDEKIRKEMFERMKEMDNKIRKEMFESMKEMDDKIRKEMFKRMKEMDDKIRKEMFQMTKKMDNEKITLTDPINTPLHLPDSYSRAFPGRAIQIQQQKEEEYEVLKEKNKNLESRYQELLAKTMSMHQHSEDINDPLRLSAVLERYEMLQLQQWEKVRSSMPCRWTYEQGRRIIKKLFDACEKDIQQRTDDILKALDIPLWNKALTEETMREIRKLFRQPYYQNYPKVHSEIVQEAAILTGTENQTESQFLLQCCQIYCLLLLQDPPVKAEWKMNRRYLEHVDKKDPVYWKNPSLLWPIMKHGEDVVVKGVVWDQRRMT from the exons CAAGGACAGTCCCTGGTGCTGCCCACTCATTTCAAcaaacattttctgctgctgctgtaaagGCATGGAGACATCCAATGCTTCTGGCTACAGAAGAGAATGGATGGAAGGACAGTGTGAGGACAGTGATCCCAGAAAGACGactgcagaaggcagcag acatACATCTGACACCTCACAGCAGCCATCAGTCTATGGAGGGCAGACTTCAATCCCGAAGGAAAGGTCTGAAATGATGAAAGAGATGGATgaaaaaataaggaaggaaATGTTTGAAAGGATGAAAGAGATGGACAACAAAATAAGGAAGGAAATGTTCGAAAGTATGAAAGAGATGGACGACAAAATAAGGAAGGAAATGTTCAAAAGGATGAAAGAGATGGACGACAAAATAAGGAAGGAAATGTTCCAAATGACAAAAAAGATGGACAACGAGAAAAT AACTTTGACTGACCCTATTAATACACCACTACACCTTCCAGATAGTTACAGCAG AGCATTTCCTGGAAGGGCAATCCAAatacagcagcagaaggaagaggaataTGAGGTGctgaaagagaagaacaaaaatcTGGAGTCAAG ATACCAAGAGCTCTTGGCTAAAACGATGAGCATGCACCAACACTCTGAGGACATCAATGACCCTTTGCGTTtgtctgctgtgctggagaggtATGAGATGCTCCAACTACAGCAATGGGAGAAAGTCAGGAGCTCCATGCCCTGCCGTTGGACGTATGAGCAAGGCCGTCGCATCATTAAG AAGCTGTTTGATGCCTGTGAGAAAGATATACAACAGAGAACAGATGACATACTTAAAGCTCTTGACATTCCACTTTGGAATAAGGCTTTGACTGAG GAGACGATGCGAGAAATAAGGAAGCTCTTTCGGCAACCCTATTACCAAAACTACCCAAAGGTTCACTCCGAGATTGTTCAA GAAGCTGCCATTCTCACAGGAACTGAAAATCAAACTGAAAGTcagttcctgctgcagtgctgccaaaTTTATTGTTTGCTGCTTCTTCAGGATCCACCAGTTAAAGCTGAGTGGAAGATGAACAGAAGGTATTTAGAGCATGTGGACAAGAAAGATCCAGTGTACTGGAAAAACCCATCACTTCTGTGGCCCATAATGAAACATGGAGAGGATGTTGTTGTGAAAGGTGTAGTCTGGGATCAAAGGAGAATGACTTGA
- the LOC125325055 gene encoding uncharacterized protein LOC125325055 isoform X5, whose translation METSNASGYRREWMEGQCEDSDPRKTTAEGSRHTSDTSQQPSVYGGQTSIPKERSEMMKEMDEKIRKEMFERMKEMDNKIRKEMFESMKEMDDKIRKEMFKRMKEMDDKIRKEMFQMTKKMDNEKITLTDPINTPLHLPDSYSRAFPGRAIQIQQQKEEEYEVLKEKNKNLESRYQELLAKTMSMHQHSEDINDPLRLSAVLERYEMLQLQQWEKVRSSMPCRWTYEQGRRIIKKLFDACEKDIQQRTDDILKALDIPLWNKALTEETMREIRKLFRQPYYQNYPKVHSEIVQEAAILTGTENQTESQFLLQCCQIYCLLLLQDPPVKAEWKMNRRYLEHVDKKDPVYWKNPSLLWPIMKHGEDVVVKGVVWDQRRMT comes from the exons ATGGAGACATCCAATGCTTCTGGCTACAGAAGAGAATGGATGGAAGGACAGTGTGAGGACAGTGATCCCAGAAAGACGactgcagaaggcagcag acatACATCTGACACCTCACAGCAGCCATCAGTCTATGGAGGGCAGACTTCAATCCCGAAGGAAAGGTCTGAAATGATGAAAGAGATGGATgaaaaaataaggaaggaaATGTTTGAAAGGATGAAAGAGATGGACAACAAAATAAGGAAGGAAATGTTCGAAAGTATGAAAGAGATGGACGACAAAATAAGGAAGGAAATGTTCAAAAGGATGAAAGAGATGGACGACAAAATAAGGAAGGAAATGTTCCAAATGACAAAAAAGATGGACAACGAGAAAAT AACTTTGACTGACCCTATTAATACACCACTACACCTTCCAGATAGTTACAGCAG AGCATTTCCTGGAAGGGCAATCCAAatacagcagcagaaggaagaggaataTGAGGTGctgaaagagaagaacaaaaatcTGGAGTCAAG ATACCAAGAGCTCTTGGCTAAAACGATGAGCATGCACCAACACTCTGAGGACATCAATGACCCTTTGCGTTtgtctgctgtgctggagaggtATGAGATGCTCCAACTACAGCAATGGGAGAAAGTCAGGAGCTCCATGCCCTGCCGTTGGACGTATGAGCAAGGCCGTCGCATCATTAAG AAGCTGTTTGATGCCTGTGAGAAAGATATACAACAGAGAACAGATGACATACTTAAAGCTCTTGACATTCCACTTTGGAATAAGGCTTTGACTGAG GAGACGATGCGAGAAATAAGGAAGCTCTTTCGGCAACCCTATTACCAAAACTACCCAAAGGTTCACTCCGAGATTGTTCAA GAAGCTGCCATTCTCACAGGAACTGAAAATCAAACTGAAAGTcagttcctgctgcagtgctgccaaaTTTATTGTTTGCTGCTTCTTCAGGATCCACCAGTTAAAGCTGAGTGGAAGATGAACAGAAGGTATTTAGAGCATGTGGACAAGAAAGATCCAGTGTACTGGAAAAACCCATCACTTCTGTGGCCCATAATGAAACATGGAGAGGATGTTGTTGTGAAAGGTGTAGTCTGGGATCAAAGGAGAATGACTTGA
- the LOC125325054 gene encoding heat shock 70 kDa protein 12B-like isoform X1, which translates to MASQSVFVVAIDFGTSYSGYCYSLASGTDQIRQVYWGTEHGLRTPKTPTCILFNQKQEFKYFGYDAVMKYKNLPSSQADSWYFFQNFKMQLYNTNVTAGMELKASNGKLLPALTVFSKSLCYLKEHALNTIQEASFQTVYDQEEITWVLTVPAIWSAAAKQFMRLAAKEAGIISGMLSEKLIIALEPEAASLWCKQLPQEGFMADSSDKKKFEDSPGIQYIVVDCGGGTVDITVHEIQENHYLKELHKATGGGWGGNRVDENFTSFLKEIFSDGVWDEYVKKHPSELQNMMYNFGLQKCSANREAVYIHCYCNLVRVAESKKDISQFFEKAVGAVWCDGTIMITYEKMKRLFDYCINNIICALREILCKPEMDKVQYILLVGGFASSIILRDAVSQAFSSKYHILCPTEAQLAIAKGAVLFGVNPHIVTSRISCRTYGVKVSEKFDDAIHDIRKRKVSKIDGYTYCTDLFKKLVGVGQPLNINEVAYYNFYPIEPDQTHAVFAFYCTKNQDAQYVDEDGMEKLGSCVVPSPDTQLGRDRKLKMEIKFGLTEFKATCTDVTSQESQTVVIDFLSNECSTY; encoded by the exons ATGGCCAGCCAGTCAGTCTTCGTTGTTGCTATAGATTTTGGCACATCCTACAGTGGGTACTGTTATTCTCTTGCTTCAGGTACAGACCAAATCCGCCAGGTTTACTGGGGAACAGAGCATGGGCTCAGGACCCCAAAGACGCCCACATGCATCTTGTTCAACCAGAAGCAGGAGTTCAAGTATTTTGGCTATGATGCTGTGATGAAGTACAAGAACCTGCCCTCCAGCCAAGCTGACAGCTGGTACTTCTTCCAGAATTTCAAGATGCAGCTGTACAACACG AATGTCACAGCTGGCATGGAGCTGAAAGCCAGCAACGGAAAGTTGCTTCCTGCCCTGACAGTCTTTTCCAAAAGCCTGTGCTACCTGAAGGAACATGCCCTGAACACCATTCAAGAGGCCTCTTTCCAAACTGTCTATGACCAGGAGGAGATCACCTGGGTCCTTACTGTCCCAGCCATATGGAGCGCTGCCGCCAAGCAGTTCATGCGTCTGGCAGCAAAAGAG GCAGGAATTATCTCTGGCATGCTCTCTGAGAAGCTGATCATTGCCTTGGAGCCAGAAGCTGCATCACTGTGGTGCAAGCAGCTTCCACAGGAAGGGTTTATGGCAGACAGCAGTGACAAGAAGAAGTTTGAAGACTCCCCTGGGATCCAGTATATTGTTGTTGACTGTGGAG GTGGCACTGTAGACATCACAGTACATGAGATCCAAGAAAACCATTACCTAAAGGAGTTACACAAGGCAACTGGAGGTGGATGGGGAGGCAACAGAGTGGATGAAAACTTCACCAGTTTCCTCAAGGAAATATTCAGTGATGGTGTATGGGATGAATATGTAAAGAAGCACCCTTCTGAATTACAAAATATGATGTACAACTTTGGCCTACAGAAATGCTCTGCTAACAGGGAGGCAGTCTACATACATTGCTACTGCAACCTGGTCAGAGTGGCAGAGTCCAAGAAGGACATCTCCCAGTTCTTTGAAAAAGCAGTAGGAGCTGTGTGGTGTGATGGGACGATCATGATTACATATGAGAAAATGAAGAGGTTGTTTGACTACTGTATCAACAATATCATTTGTGCTTTGAGGGAAATTCTTTGCAAGCCTGAGATGGACAAAGTCCAATACATTTTGCTTGTGGGAGGCTTTGCGTCCAGCATCATCCTGAGAGATGCAGTCAGTCAGGCCTTTAGCAGCAAGTATCATATCCTTTGTCCCACAGAGGCCCAGCTGGCCATTGCAAAAGGGGCTGTTTTATTTGGAGTTAATCCACACATTGTTACCTCAAGAATCAGCTGTAGGACATACGGTGTAAAAGTGAGTGAGAAATTTGATGATGCTATCCATGACATCCGTAAACGGAAGGTCTCAAAAATTGATGGCTATACTTATTGCACAGACCTCTTCAAGAAATTGGTGGGAGTTGGGCAGCCGTTGAATATAAATGAAGTTGCTTACTATAATTTCTATCCAATAGAACCAGATCAAACACATGCAGTCTTTGCTTTCTATTGTACAAAAAACCAGGATGCTCAGTATGTAGATGAGGATGGGATGGAAAAGCTTGGCTCCTGTGTAGTGCCATCTCCAGACACACAGCTGGGGAGAGATCGCAAGCTGAAGATGGAGATTAAATTTGGGCTCACTGAATTTAAAGCCACATGTACTGATGTTACTTCCCAAGAAAGTCAGACAGTTGTAATAGATTTTTTATCTAATGAATGCTCGACATATTGA
- the LOC125325054 gene encoding heat shock 70 kDa protein 12A-like isoform X2: MKYKNLPSSQADSWYFFQNFKMQLYNTNVTAGMELKASNGKLLPALTVFSKSLCYLKEHALNTIQEASFQTVYDQEEITWVLTVPAIWSAAAKQFMRLAAKEAGIISGMLSEKLIIALEPEAASLWCKQLPQEGFMADSSDKKKFEDSPGIQYIVVDCGGGTVDITVHEIQENHYLKELHKATGGGWGGNRVDENFTSFLKEIFSDGVWDEYVKKHPSELQNMMYNFGLQKCSANREAVYIHCYCNLVRVAESKKDISQFFEKAVGAVWCDGTIMITYEKMKRLFDYCINNIICALREILCKPEMDKVQYILLVGGFASSIILRDAVSQAFSSKYHILCPTEAQLAIAKGAVLFGVNPHIVTSRISCRTYGVKVSEKFDDAIHDIRKRKVSKIDGYTYCTDLFKKLVGVGQPLNINEVAYYNFYPIEPDQTHAVFAFYCTKNQDAQYVDEDGMEKLGSCVVPSPDTQLGRDRKLKMEIKFGLTEFKATCTDVTSQESQTVVIDFLSNECSTY; encoded by the exons ATGAAGTACAAGAACCTGCCCTCCAGCCAAGCTGACAGCTGGTACTTCTTCCAGAATTTCAAGATGCAGCTGTACAACACG AATGTCACAGCTGGCATGGAGCTGAAAGCCAGCAACGGAAAGTTGCTTCCTGCCCTGACAGTCTTTTCCAAAAGCCTGTGCTACCTGAAGGAACATGCCCTGAACACCATTCAAGAGGCCTCTTTCCAAACTGTCTATGACCAGGAGGAGATCACCTGGGTCCTTACTGTCCCAGCCATATGGAGCGCTGCCGCCAAGCAGTTCATGCGTCTGGCAGCAAAAGAG GCAGGAATTATCTCTGGCATGCTCTCTGAGAAGCTGATCATTGCCTTGGAGCCAGAAGCTGCATCACTGTGGTGCAAGCAGCTTCCACAGGAAGGGTTTATGGCAGACAGCAGTGACAAGAAGAAGTTTGAAGACTCCCCTGGGATCCAGTATATTGTTGTTGACTGTGGAG GTGGCACTGTAGACATCACAGTACATGAGATCCAAGAAAACCATTACCTAAAGGAGTTACACAAGGCAACTGGAGGTGGATGGGGAGGCAACAGAGTGGATGAAAACTTCACCAGTTTCCTCAAGGAAATATTCAGTGATGGTGTATGGGATGAATATGTAAAGAAGCACCCTTCTGAATTACAAAATATGATGTACAACTTTGGCCTACAGAAATGCTCTGCTAACAGGGAGGCAGTCTACATACATTGCTACTGCAACCTGGTCAGAGTGGCAGAGTCCAAGAAGGACATCTCCCAGTTCTTTGAAAAAGCAGTAGGAGCTGTGTGGTGTGATGGGACGATCATGATTACATATGAGAAAATGAAGAGGTTGTTTGACTACTGTATCAACAATATCATTTGTGCTTTGAGGGAAATTCTTTGCAAGCCTGAGATGGACAAAGTCCAATACATTTTGCTTGTGGGAGGCTTTGCGTCCAGCATCATCCTGAGAGATGCAGTCAGTCAGGCCTTTAGCAGCAAGTATCATATCCTTTGTCCCACAGAGGCCCAGCTGGCCATTGCAAAAGGGGCTGTTTTATTTGGAGTTAATCCACACATTGTTACCTCAAGAATCAGCTGTAGGACATACGGTGTAAAAGTGAGTGAGAAATTTGATGATGCTATCCATGACATCCGTAAACGGAAGGTCTCAAAAATTGATGGCTATACTTATTGCACAGACCTCTTCAAGAAATTGGTGGGAGTTGGGCAGCCGTTGAATATAAATGAAGTTGCTTACTATAATTTCTATCCAATAGAACCAGATCAAACACATGCAGTCTTTGCTTTCTATTGTACAAAAAACCAGGATGCTCAGTATGTAGATGAGGATGGGATGGAAAAGCTTGGCTCCTGTGTAGTGCCATCTCCAGACACACAGCTGGGGAGAGATCGCAAGCTGAAGATGGAGATTAAATTTGGGCTCACTGAATTTAAAGCCACATGTACTGATGTTACTTCCCAAGAAAGTCAGACAGTTGTAATAGATTTTTTATCTAATGAATGCTCGACATATTGA